A genomic stretch from Acetobacter ascendens includes:
- a CDS encoding IS5-like element IS12528 family transposase → MWTPAQRGRMAGITRKTKRYPSDLTDEEWERIAPLMPPANRRGRKRTTDFREIINALRYLVRSGCGWEMLPVHFGPCQTVYWWFRRLMRRFLFQTIHDVCLMLDREATGRETSPSGGVIDSQSIKAPHAKTRGYDAGKKIVGRKRHIAVDTDGRLLLVQLTTADISDSAGGQMILDAIRKRWLWVKHLFADGAYDRLQLMDKATFLDFTVEIIRRSETAKGFEILPRRWVVERTFGWMIRWRRLVKDYEQRIDVAEAMIHIAMGSLMLRRNAHP, encoded by the coding sequence ATGTGGACGCCAGCACAACGAGGTCGCATGGCCGGAATTACACGCAAGACGAAACGCTATCCGTCTGATCTGACAGATGAGGAATGGGAGCGCATAGCGCCTCTGATGCCCCCTGCGAACCGGCGTGGTCGGAAACGGACAACCGATTTCCGTGAGATCATCAATGCTCTGCGCTATCTCGTGCGCTCAGGCTGCGGTTGGGAGATGCTTCCGGTTCATTTTGGCCCATGTCAAACGGTTTACTGGTGGTTCCGCAGGCTGATGCGCCGTTTCCTGTTCCAGACCATTCATGATGTCTGTCTGATGCTCGATCGTGAAGCGACAGGACGCGAAACCAGTCCATCGGGTGGTGTCATTGATAGCCAGAGTATCAAGGCACCCCACGCAAAGACACGTGGTTATGACGCAGGCAAGAAGATCGTCGGTCGGAAACGTCACATCGCAGTTGATACGGATGGCCGCCTTCTCCTGGTCCAGCTGACAACAGCCGATATTTCGGACAGTGCAGGAGGACAGATGATCCTTGATGCCATTCGTAAACGCTGGCTTTGGGTGAAGCACCTGTTTGCCGATGGAGCCTATGACCGCCTCCAGTTGATGGATAAGGCCACTTTTCTCGACTTCACAGTCGAGATCATCCGGCGGTCAGAGACAGCAAAAGGGTTTGAAATCCTGCCGCGTCGGTGGGTTGTGGAACGGACCTTCGGTTGGATGATCCGCTGGCGTCGCCTTGTGAAGGACTACGAACAGCGGATCGACGTCGCAGAGGCCATGATCCACATCGCCATGGGAAGCCTCATGCTACGCCGAAACGCTCATCCGTGA
- a CDS encoding NERD domain-containing protein: protein MKTYHSEFPKGLLPPAPTPKGEAPTEPVFEKPYFDAHEKGREGEEKVSAILQHMGWPALHNVILEDGGFEEPLIDFPSA, encoded by the coding sequence TTGAAAACCTATCATAGCGAATTTCCAAAAGGGCTCTTACCTCCGGCCCCAACACCTAAGGGGGAAGCCCCCACAGAGCCGGTTTTTGAGAAACCGTATTTTGATGCTCATGAAAAGGGGCGGGAAGGGGAAGAAAAAGTAAGCGCAATTCTCCAGCATATGGGCTGGCCAGCCTTGCATAATGTTATTCTGGAAGATGGAGGGTTCGAAGAACCGTTGATTGATTTCCCTTCTGCCTGA